A section of the Triticum dicoccoides isolate Atlit2015 ecotype Zavitan chromosome 7A, WEW_v2.0, whole genome shotgun sequence genome encodes:
- the LOC119328615 gene encoding uncharacterized protein LOC119328615: MPSFLTMMCVANLAESSFYHQEQLKPRHEPPADPTTSKHTTYICGHHEAHRHQIGVGHPKACSDSRDEVKLKLLIVKCPMIAGSDKKHWEDKHYTYCRLGAGYANILVMFFSSHELLCHRHSGLLGESMVSLVFS; this comes from the exons ATGCCAAGTTTTCTCACCATGATGTGCGTCGCCAACCTCGCCGAATCATCCTTCTACCATCAGGAACAACTGAAGCCAAGGCACGAACCACCAGCGGATCCGACGACCTCAAAGCACACCACTTACATCTGCGGCCACCACGAGGCCCACCGCCACCAGATCGGAGTCGGACACCCCAAGGCATGTTCAGACTCCAGAGACGAAGTCAAGCTAAAG TTGTTAATTGTTAAGTGCCCAATGATTGCTGGTTCAGATAAGAAGCATTGGGAGGATAAGCATTATACATACTGCAG GCTTGGGGCGGGCTATGCAAATATCCTGGTCATGTTTTTCTCCTCGCATGAGCTTTTATGCCACCGCCATTCCGGTCTGCTCGGTGAAAGCATGGTGTCGTTAGTTTTCAGCTAA
- the LOC119328612 gene encoding pentatricopeptide repeat-containing protein At4g16835, mitochondrial-like, which produces MIGRRLRLGVGARYLTTAAVRRGDLAGAAEAFASAPRKTTADYNRLLAGYARSPGARLADARHLFGRIPHPDVVSYNTLLSCHFAGGDVRGARELFSAMPDRDVASWNTMVSGLSRNGAVGEARALFLAMPARNSVSWNAMVSGFASAGDMGMAEECFRDAPDKEDAVLWTAMVSGYMDAGDVDKATELFQEMPVRNLVSWNAMVAGYVKNSRTDDALMVFKTIVRDADVRPNESTLSSVLLGCSNLSALGFGRQVHQWCIKLPLSRRITVGTSLVSMYCKCGDLEGACKLFSEMRTRDVVAWNAMISGYAQHGHGQEAINLFEKMKAQGVKPNWITFVAVLTACIHTGFCDFGIQCFETMQEIYGVEPRADHYSCMVDLLCRAGLLERAVCLLRSMPFEPHPSAYGTLLAACRVYKNLEFAEFAAGKLIQQNSHNAGAYVQLANIYAAANQWAEVSRVRRWMKDNAVVKTPGYSWVEIKGVVHEFRSNDRLHPQLRLIHERLDWLEERMKAMGYAPDLDFVLHDVDESLKVQMLMRHSEKLAIAFGLISTAPGLTLRIFKNLRVCGDCHNAAKLISKIEDREIILRDTTRFHHFKGGHCSCGDYW; this is translated from the coding sequence ATGATCGGGCGCCGACTTCGTCTCGGTGTTGGTGCCCGCTACCTCACCACGGCAGCCGTCCGGCGTGGGGACCTCGCCGGCGCCGCGGAGGCCTTCGCGTCCGCGCCCCGCAAGACCACGGCCGACTACAACCGCCTCCTCGCGGGCTACGCGAGGTCGCCCGGCGCCCGCCTCGCGGACGCGCGCCACCTGTTCGGCCGAATCCCGCACCCTGACGTCGTCTCCTACAACACGCTCCTCTCCTGCCACTTCGCCGGCGGAGACGTCCGCGGCGCCCGGGAGCTCTTCTCCGCGATGCCGGACAGGGACGTCGCGTCCTGGAACACCATGGTGTCCGGGCTGTCCAGGAACGGGGCCGTGGGGGAGGCCAGGGCCTTGTTCCTGGCCATGCCCGCGAGGAACTCCGTCTCCTGGAACGCCATGGTTTCCGGGTTTGCCTCCGCTGGAGACATGGGCATGGCCGAGGAGTGCTTTAGGGACGCGCCCGACAAGGAGGACGCCGTTCTTTGGACAGCCATGGTGTCAGGGTACATGGATGCTGGCGATGTGGACAAGGCAACGGAGTTGTTCCAGGAAATGCCGGTGAGGAACTTGGTCTCATGGAACGCCATGGTTGCGGGCTATGTCAAAAATTCACGCACGGATGATGCTTTGATGGTGTTCAAGACGATAGTCAGGGATGCTGATGTTCGGCCAAACGAGTCGACATTAAGTAGCGTGCTCCTTGGATGCAGCAACCTGTCTGCGCTGGGATTTGGGAGGCAGGTACATCAGTGGTGCATCAAGCTGCCGCTGAGTCGGAGAATAACTGTTGGTACGTCGCTCGTGAGCATGTACTGCAAGTGCGGCGACTTGGAGGGCGCGTGCAAGCTGTTCAGTGAGATGCGTACAAGGGATGTGGTTGCATGGAATGCTATGATTTCAGGCTATGCACAGCATGGCCACGGGCAGGAAGCTATCAACTTGTTTGAAAAGATGAAGGCTCAAGGTGTTAAGCCTAACTGGATTACTTTTGTGGCAGTATTGACTGCTTGTATCCACACTGGATTTTGCGATTTTGGAATACAGTGTTTTGAGACAATGCAGGAAATCTACGGAGTCGAGCCCCGGGCTGATCATTACTCTTGCATGGTGGATCTTCTGTGCCGAGCTGGTTTGCTTGAAAGAGCTGTGTGCTTGCTTCGCTCTATGCCTTTTGAGCCACATCCTTCTGCCTACGGCACTCTATTGGCTGCTTGTAGAGTTTACAAGAACTTGGAGTTTGCTGAGTTTGCTGCTGGAAAGCTGATCCAACAGAACTCACACAACGCAGGCGCCTATGTACAGTTGGCAAATATTTATGCTGCAGCAAATCAGTGGGCCGAGGTCTCCAGAGTAAGGAGGTGGATGAAGGATAATGCAGTTGTCAAAACACCTGGGTATAGCTGGGTTGAGATAAAGGGTGTGGTTCATGAGTTCAGATCAAATGACAGATTACATCCTCAGCTTCGTTTGATTCATGAAAGATTGGACTGGTTGGAAGAGCGGATGAAGGCAATGGGTTATGCTCCAGATCTTGATTTTGTACTGCATGATGTAGACGAAAGTCTTAAGGTGCAGATGCTAATGAGGCACAGTGAGAAGCTCGCTATTGCTTTTGGCCTCATTAGTACTGCACCTGGGTTAACCTTGAGGATATTCAAGAATCTCAGGGTCTGTGGAGATTGCCATAATGCTGCGAAGCTCATCTCCAAGATCGAGGATCGAGAAATCATCCTGAGGGATACAACACGTTTCCATCACTTTAAAGGTGGGCATTGTTCATGTGGGGATTACTGGTGA